The Microbulbifer hydrolyticus genome has a segment encoding these proteins:
- a CDS encoding choice-of-anchor D domain-containing protein, with translation MFTAGSTSAQATTIYSDSFASGDISDWNTTGTVDAHNNSAIRLRANSSASHILSTAGYSAVSVSLIMSASSLENGEFCYGEISTDGGSNWTTAITIANGDDNGTQFSASSAPAGIDNNTSVQLRFRGTGATTGDYCYGHQALATGTGGAPTNPDIDAPGSVSFASVTPGTSTTQDIWISNSGSAALIISGTSAPTGPFSITSNNCSTVAAGGSCSISLQFNPSTEGSFSSGITITSNDPDEPVVSIVLTGNASQGGGTVQDFDPLTGSGNVSRSALTMNTLINGSAPGSLVDFSNYALPAQAAMPTNQFEGSLELFGEATEGAFNEQKDTFRYTGTQDATRKHLPEFNFDFVQTGSHIVPTERGSIPSSHPEWEYVLTPGRVWNENGDAGYSRVALPFALQQKNANCIHNGVMTFLFKDDGSVSDAAYQIASETCLYYQFDMWGQLTANYTPQTVSNSALTVSEYQAEVAARMPTKPLSALPQDYPGTDYTRFATPNSKDPAAISLVGFVIDGTHYVGGCSTRSGTYPFCESLVVPSYSSAKTVFAGGTLMRLEQKYPGTFNQSIGSYISECNTNGNWNDVTFGNALDMGTGNYKLAGYMSDEGASHTNDLFLPEDHASKISYSCTEYPRKATPGTKWVYHTSDTYVLGTAMNAYLQGIEGSSSDIFRDILFDEVLAPLGVSATAEFTRRTYDSVQQPFTGWGLMWLRDDVAKIGNFFADTSQSTLHQAQLDAALQRDANDRGLEPLTDYKYNNGFWAHEISSDISGCGNPLWLPFMSGYGGISVLILPNNSVYYYFGDDDEYLWMDAAQESHSIRSLCQ, from the coding sequence ATGTTTACGGCAGGTTCCACCAGTGCCCAAGCGACAACGATCTACTCCGACAGTTTTGCTAGTGGCGACATCAGCGATTGGAATACAACAGGTACGGTAGATGCCCACAACAATAGCGCGATTCGCCTGCGAGCCAATTCCAGTGCGAGCCATATCCTGTCTACTGCGGGCTATTCCGCGGTTTCCGTATCTCTGATCATGTCAGCGAGCTCCCTGGAGAACGGCGAGTTCTGTTATGGTGAAATATCCACGGACGGCGGCAGTAACTGGACCACCGCCATCACAATAGCCAATGGTGATGACAACGGCACCCAGTTCAGTGCCAGCAGTGCTCCGGCTGGTATCGACAACAACACATCAGTGCAGTTGCGCTTTCGCGGCACCGGCGCCACTACTGGAGATTACTGCTACGGGCATCAGGCACTCGCAACAGGTACCGGTGGTGCCCCCACCAATCCAGATATTGACGCCCCCGGTAGCGTAAGTTTTGCCTCGGTCACTCCCGGTACCAGTACGACGCAGGATATCTGGATTTCCAACAGCGGTTCGGCGGCTTTGATAATCAGTGGCACAAGCGCACCTACCGGACCATTCAGCATCACCAGCAATAATTGTTCGACGGTTGCGGCCGGCGGAAGTTGCTCAATCTCGCTACAATTTAACCCCTCTACCGAGGGCAGCTTCAGTAGCGGGATCACCATCACGTCAAATGATCCCGACGAGCCCGTTGTTTCAATCGTCCTCACCGGCAACGCCAGCCAGGGCGGTGGCACCGTGCAGGATTTCGACCCACTTACCGGCAGCGGTAACGTCAGCCGCTCCGCCTTGACCATGAACACCCTGATCAATGGCAGCGCCCCCGGGAGCCTGGTGGACTTTTCGAACTATGCACTCCCCGCTCAGGCGGCCATGCCCACCAACCAGTTTGAGGGATCGCTGGAACTATTTGGGGAGGCAACCGAAGGTGCCTTTAATGAACAAAAAGACACCTTCCGCTATACCGGAACCCAGGATGCCACCCGCAAACATCTGCCGGAGTTCAACTTTGATTTTGTACAGACCGGGAGTCACATCGTGCCAACGGAGCGCGGCTCCATTCCGAGCTCTCACCCCGAATGGGAATATGTACTGACACCGGGACGTGTGTGGAATGAGAACGGTGATGCCGGGTATAGCCGTGTCGCATTACCATTTGCGCTTCAGCAGAAAAATGCAAACTGCATACACAACGGAGTCATGACCTTCCTGTTCAAGGATGATGGTTCCGTCTCCGACGCCGCCTACCAAATTGCGAGTGAGACCTGCCTCTATTACCAGTTTGATATGTGGGGACAGCTTACCGCCAATTACACACCGCAAACGGTCAGCAACAGTGCACTGACAGTAAGCGAGTATCAGGCTGAAGTGGCAGCGCGTATGCCGACCAAGCCACTCAGCGCACTGCCTCAGGATTATCCGGGGACCGATTACACCCGCTTTGCCACACCCAACAGCAAGGATCCCGCTGCCATCTCCCTGGTCGGATTCGTGATTGATGGTACGCACTATGTGGGAGGTTGTAGCACCCGAAGTGGCACCTACCCATTCTGCGAATCACTGGTGGTGCCGTCCTACTCCAGCGCCAAGACAGTATTCGCTGGTGGTACGCTGATGCGACTGGAGCAGAAGTACCCCGGGACATTCAATCAGTCCATCGGCAGCTATATCAGTGAATGCAATACCAACGGCAACTGGAATGACGTGACTTTCGGCAATGCGCTGGATATGGGAACCGGCAACTATAAGCTCGCCGGCTATATGAGCGACGAAGGCGCTAGCCACACCAATGACCTGTTCCTTCCGGAAGATCACGCCAGCAAAATATCCTATAGCTGCACGGAGTACCCTCGCAAGGCAACGCCTGGCACCAAATGGGTTTACCACACTTCCGATACCTATGTTCTGGGTACTGCGATGAACGCATACCTTCAGGGTATCGAGGGCAGCAGCAGTGATATATTCCGGGATATCCTGTTCGATGAGGTGTTGGCGCCGCTTGGTGTAAGTGCCACGGCAGAGTTTACCCGCCGCACCTACGACAGTGTGCAACAGCCTTTCACCGGCTGGGGCCTGATGTGGTTACGCGACGATGTAGCAAAAATTGGTAACTTCTTTGCTGATACCAGCCAATCCACCCTGCACCAGGCGCAGCTTGACGCAGCGCTCCAACGTGATGCAAACGACCGCGGCCTGGAGCCCCTCACTGACTACAAGTACAACAATGGCTTCTGGGCGCATGAGATCAGCAGTGATATCAGCGGCTGTGGCAACCCCCTGTGGCTGCCATTCATGTCGGGCTACGGTGGTATTTCAGTCCTGATCCTGCCCAACAATAGCGTGTATTACTACTTCGGTGATGACGACGAATACTTGTGGATGGATGCGGCACAGGAATCACACAGTATCCGCAGCTTGTGCCAATAG
- a CDS encoding transporter substrate-binding domain-containing protein: MAGLPGTERKQLIGMVVLRACSALIFTLLVACGGERAAQEPADTLETVTETGSEDVVAEDAPPEFENYIECGDLDAIGERGTLRLLAPRGLEEEALPRDGLPTGEWRALAEKFAHKRGLEPQWVYVDNFAQLIPALIEGRGDLIAVNFSRTQERAMQVAFTRPLEYVQEQLITRRDLDASDGSLDVVLRKGSAFAQTLKQQSTESRSFHPRYLEGPVTQDELLDGVTKGEFDATVIDSNLAEVLLPDYPKLRAEDLRDSRRAIAWAVRRDSKKLERALNEYFTEEHLIAARRRASALRDWEQIQETRTLRVLTRNHPASYFMWRGELMGFDYDLLQRFARDHGLRLSMVVPGPDVDLADALAAGHGDLIAASLTVTESRKAQGLVFTRPYMQVTEQLVTAADNMPETVSAVPVAQRLQGQSVAVNPLSSYYTSLVALADAAESSVDVLPVGGATTEQLIDAVAAGRYDYTVADSHLVEIEQTYRDDFAVVGDISGERDIAWAVRGDQPVLLKELNDFLNKYYRGLFFNVTYNKYFREEKRLKKKQRERLRDTSALSPYDPIVRKHAVPAGRDWRMVVSQMYQESRFNPKAKSFAGARGLMQVMPRTARQMGISGLYQPENGIRAGVEYMGWLEERFPKTLPFDQKIYFTLAAYNAGHGHVRDARVLAEQMGKDPNRWFNNVEDAMLLLAKPQYYKKARFGYVRGREPVNYVREIRDRYFGYLSVARNEQMSEQQ; this comes from the coding sequence ATGGCTGGTTTGCCGGGCACGGAAAGGAAGCAACTGATTGGTATGGTGGTATTGCGGGCCTGCAGCGCACTGATATTCACGCTGCTCGTCGCCTGTGGCGGTGAGCGTGCGGCACAGGAACCCGCGGATACGCTCGAGACGGTCACGGAAACCGGCTCTGAAGACGTGGTGGCTGAGGACGCCCCGCCTGAATTTGAAAACTATATCGAGTGCGGCGACCTGGACGCGATTGGCGAGCGCGGGACCCTGCGACTGCTGGCCCCACGCGGGTTGGAAGAAGAGGCACTGCCTCGCGATGGACTACCTACCGGAGAATGGCGTGCACTTGCGGAGAAGTTTGCCCATAAACGGGGGCTCGAGCCACAGTGGGTGTATGTCGATAATTTTGCCCAGCTGATTCCGGCTTTGATTGAGGGCCGGGGTGACCTTATTGCGGTCAACTTCTCGCGTACGCAGGAGCGGGCGATGCAGGTGGCGTTTACGCGTCCTCTGGAATATGTTCAGGAACAACTGATTACCCGCCGCGACCTGGATGCAAGCGATGGCTCGCTTGACGTGGTGCTAAGAAAAGGCAGTGCGTTTGCCCAAACCCTGAAGCAACAATCCACAGAATCGCGCAGCTTTCATCCCCGCTATCTCGAGGGCCCGGTTACCCAGGATGAACTGCTCGACGGTGTCACCAAGGGCGAGTTTGATGCAACGGTCATCGACAGCAATCTCGCCGAGGTCCTGCTCCCAGACTACCCGAAGCTGCGGGCCGAGGACCTGCGAGACAGTCGCCGGGCTATCGCGTGGGCGGTGCGAAGGGACAGCAAAAAACTTGAGCGGGCGCTGAACGAGTATTTTACCGAAGAGCACCTGATTGCCGCTCGACGCCGAGCGAGTGCACTGCGTGACTGGGAGCAGATCCAGGAAACGCGCACCCTGCGCGTACTTACCCGCAATCACCCGGCCTCGTACTTTATGTGGCGCGGCGAGTTGATGGGGTTTGATTACGATCTGCTGCAACGTTTTGCTCGTGACCATGGCCTGCGCTTGAGCATGGTGGTGCCCGGCCCGGATGTAGACCTGGCCGATGCCCTCGCGGCTGGCCACGGCGACCTGATTGCTGCCTCCCTTACTGTCACCGAATCCCGGAAGGCGCAGGGGCTGGTATTTACCCGCCCGTATATGCAGGTGACCGAACAGCTTGTTACGGCGGCGGACAATATGCCGGAGACGGTTTCGGCGGTACCTGTAGCGCAGCGGCTGCAGGGGCAGTCAGTCGCGGTCAATCCCCTTAGCAGTTATTACACCAGCCTGGTGGCACTGGCTGATGCCGCTGAATCCTCCGTCGATGTGTTGCCGGTTGGCGGTGCCACCACCGAGCAATTGATCGATGCCGTGGCCGCAGGGCGCTATGACTACACCGTTGCAGACTCCCACCTGGTGGAGATTGAGCAGACCTACCGGGATGACTTTGCGGTGGTCGGGGATATTTCCGGCGAGCGTGATATTGCCTGGGCCGTGCGCGGGGATCAGCCGGTATTGCTGAAGGAGCTGAATGACTTCCTGAACAAGTATTACCGCGGGCTGTTTTTTAACGTCACCTACAACAAATATTTCCGCGAAGAAAAGCGCCTCAAGAAAAAGCAGCGCGAACGCTTACGCGATACCAGCGCCCTTTCTCCCTATGATCCCATTGTACGTAAACACGCTGTGCCTGCCGGCAGGGACTGGAGGATGGTGGTGTCGCAGATGTATCAGGAAAGTCGCTTTAACCCCAAGGCGAAGTCGTTTGCCGGGGCCCGCGGCCTGATGCAGGTGATGCCGCGCACCGCGCGCCAGATGGGCATATCAGGGCTGTATCAGCCGGAAAACGGTATTCGTGCGGGTGTCGAATACATGGGCTGGCTGGAAGAGCGTTTTCCCAAGACCCTTCCCTTCGACCAGAAGATATATTTCACCCTCGCCGCTTACAATGCGGGTCACGGCCATGTGCGGGACGCACGGGTGCTGGCAGAGCAAATGGGCAAGGATCCGAATCGCTGGTTTAACAACGTCGAAGACGCGATGTTGTTACTGGCCAAGCCACAGTATTACAAAAAAGCACGGTTTGGTTACGTGCGGGGGCGGGAGCCGGTGAACTATGTGCGGGAGATTCGCGATCGCTATTTTGGATACCTCTCCGTGGCCCGTAATGAACAAATGTCAGAGCAGCAGTGA
- a CDS encoding RidA family protein: MSRKLISSGSEFESKIGYSRAVVDGDHVFVSGTTGFNYATNSISDDVAEQAEQCFVNIEQALQEAGSGIDKIARVTYILPNRDDFKPCWPVFQKWLGEIRPAATVFEARLLDDAMKIEIQVTARV, translated from the coding sequence GTGAGCAGAAAACTGATTTCCAGCGGATCGGAATTTGAAAGCAAGATCGGCTATTCACGTGCAGTAGTTGATGGAGACCATGTATTCGTTTCCGGCACCACTGGCTTCAACTATGCGACCAACAGCATCAGTGACGATGTGGCCGAGCAGGCAGAGCAGTGCTTTGTAAACATCGAACAGGCGCTGCAGGAGGCCGGTAGTGGCATCGACAAGATCGCGCGGGTGACTTACATACTGCCCAATCGCGATGACTTCAAACCCTGCTGGCCGGTATTTCAGAAGTGGCTGGGAGAGATCCGCCCGGCGGCGACAGTGTTTGAAGCACGCCTGCTGGACGATGCCATGAAGATTGAGATTCAGGTAACGGCCCGAGTCTGA
- a CDS encoding transglutaminase domain-containing protein has product MRWMVIWITVLQLGCAGSQLPETPERLDRETQALLNKVFAQDLTDTTQAVTASPEPSSGDGPRAQQLLALSPEMKEFVESIDPSLAPAQRFRRILRTLRQERFELEYDLDRTTTAAEAFALRRGNCISFAALVVALAREVGMEAHFNQVHAPMERRATSGGDGRQLVQDILHINAEVTFGWTTRVIEFNFEPRFNYRHQQLTDATVQALYLNNRALEVAREKRHEEALSMLKEALLLTPNASLLWNSLGYIHRQGGNLELAQLSYDQALELDSNNSAARRNLRNVYRLQSLRALSQSELPTDSNRGS; this is encoded by the coding sequence GGATGGTGATATGGATAACGGTACTTCAGCTCGGCTGTGCAGGCAGCCAGTTGCCGGAGACACCCGAGAGGCTGGACAGAGAAACTCAGGCGCTGCTGAACAAGGTGTTCGCCCAGGACCTTACCGATACCACTCAGGCGGTGACGGCAAGTCCCGAGCCCTCAAGCGGGGATGGTCCACGCGCGCAGCAGTTACTGGCACTGAGCCCGGAAATGAAGGAGTTTGTCGAATCCATCGATCCATCACTCGCTCCCGCCCAGCGCTTTCGACGGATACTGCGCACATTGCGACAAGAGCGCTTTGAACTGGAATACGACCTGGACAGAACCACGACCGCTGCGGAAGCATTTGCCTTGAGACGCGGGAACTGTATTTCTTTCGCCGCTCTGGTTGTCGCACTGGCGCGAGAGGTAGGCATGGAAGCGCACTTCAATCAGGTACATGCACCGATGGAACGCCGCGCCACATCCGGCGGCGATGGCCGGCAACTGGTGCAGGATATCCTGCATATCAATGCGGAAGTGACGTTTGGCTGGACCACGCGCGTGATTGAATTCAACTTCGAGCCGCGCTTCAACTATCGCCATCAGCAACTTACCGATGCAACCGTGCAGGCACTCTACCTGAATAATCGCGCACTGGAAGTAGCCAGGGAAAAACGGCATGAAGAGGCCCTGTCCATGCTCAAGGAGGCTCTGCTGCTAACGCCGAATGCCAGTCTACTTTGGAACAGCCTCGGCTATATCCACCGACAAGGCGGTAACCTGGAACTGGCGCAGCTGAGTTACGACCAGGCACTGGAACTCGACAGCAATAACTCGGCCGCACGGCGCAATTTACGCAATGTATACCGGCTACAGAGCCTGCGTGCACTTTCCCAGTCGGAGTTGCCGACGGATAGCAATCGCGGCTCATGA